The following nucleotide sequence is from Mytilus galloprovincialis chromosome 12, xbMytGall1.hap1.1, whole genome shotgun sequence.
GAAATTATTTCATAgcgaattgctcaaaagcaagtTAAGTTTATAAGACCAcgttcattctgtgtcagaaacctatgatgtgtcaactatttttccagtttgaatgttgtgtccatacttgccccaactgtttagggttcgacatctgcggtcgtataaagctgcgccctgcggagcatctggttggagTTTGTCGTGAAGTTTCCACTTATGAGTAATAGGGATAACTACATTTCACATATAGGTTCCTTGCAACGTTTACATGTCCCTCAGACAGGGTTCACCTGACCACAACCTCAGtacatggatcagtgatcaaggttcaCATTACGTGATTTAGTGTTTTTCTAAGCTGTAGatgaactatatttggtgtatggaataattgttattgggtacatgtcagtctggtaggtttcatttgaccatgacctcattttcatggttcattggtcaatacaaaattgttttgttttggtctgtttttcatgtTCTATAAGCAATAGTTCAACTGTATTTGGAATATGGAGTGATTGTAGGGTGAAAAtgtttatctgacaagaatattTTTAAATGCCTGTCTTGCATAAGTGCAACTGAATAGTTTGAGCATTTGAATTATCCAGAATATATTGCCTTAACGTTACATTTTATTTGACAAAGTCATTCGGAAGTTAgtgtcctcaatgttcttcatcTTTGTacattatttgacatttttcgagtgtcactgatgagtcttttgtaaacgaaatgcGCTCCTGGTGCATGTTTATTGGCATGTCATATAAGGAATCAGTCAATCACAATCGAATGTTGTTTGTCCTTTATAGAACAAAGGTTGTTCTAACTACAGATCATTAGTAGCCTATTGCAGTggttgttacttttttttttagaatcaggacaatttttatagCTTGACATGTACATAATGTGAAACACTTATCTGTAGTAGTCCGAAATTGAATTATAATctctaaatatatttttgtgatattgtgTTTCCGTCTCTTTAAAATATTTCCCCTAGCTTTTCTATATTGATCGAGTTCAACTAGTTATGGTCTATTGAGTTCAACTAGTAATAGTCTATTGAGTTAAACTAGTAATAGTCTATTGAGTTCAACTAGTAATAGTCTATTCAACTAGTGAGCTGAAACACTACTGTTAGAGGTGACAGAGAGGGGTTATGCTCCCTCAAACATGATTAACCCATAACCTTCTGGATGTGCTTATTCTCAGTGGTTACTGTTTGTTGTTCCGTAAGACTGTACAATGAGCTATTGTAGCTAGCATTGACGTCATTTGGCTTctgattgatagttgtctcattggcaattatactaaTATTTAGATTTCTTGCACACATCTCGTGTATATGAAGACATGAACTATTATTAAACATTGATAAAAGACGAGAGTGTCAGAGATAAAACAGCATGCTACAACGTTGGATCATTTATGCATTTTAAACATTGTGTGCGACATTCATATTGACAAGCaaacaaaatgattaaaaaaaaacaaagttttaccaaaaatgaaaaaaagcaaaaacagaAACCAtgtaaaatcaatttgaaaaagaCAGAACAAAGATAAGAAATTGTAATTTTAATCTGTAAAACATTTGTTGCAAGAATGGCTAAAATGACAtctctttatacatgttataaccaaTTCAGTATAGCTTTAATATGAAATTATCAGAAATAAAATACTACGTACGTTtagtgtcaattttttttaaaagccgcttagttgtcattggttcatgtcgattatatatgtttttcgtaagttgttttattataaatgaggttgttagttttctcattagAATATTTTCATTTCGGCGCCTTTTATAGGGGACTACATGAAATGGGGTTTTCTCATTCTTTTAAAAATGCTGTGCAGTTGCCTTTAATTGCTTTCATCCTCATCTTTTGAACATTGGTGGGTAGTATCTCTTTGGCAATGCGGGACGTTCGCATTGAGTAGATTTGTCGAAGAGACAACTATTGTATACAAACGGGTCACCGGTGTCATATCCATTAAATGTAAGAGTTATGTGCACAAAATTAAAAGCACACAGAATGCAATCATGTGTAAGCGCATGTACAGAGAAATGATGATTGATTGACCTTTTGTTTGagttaaggaggctcgagggtataaaaaattcagaaaaaaatcaaacttttgtttttcattacaaattttatttgttaccttttgtagttgttagtttatcatatggtacaaaaatcattcaaaacaatcaaatcgtgttggccccagatgacttttaaaatgtatacatcattgaaaaagttccaaattatctccctttgatggaaaaatgtcatttttttgctttaaaattgaaatatctttttcaactaatcggtgacctatattttttaatatgatttccatataagctgtacttcaactaaattattgtaaaatttaagcgatttctgtaataaatttcttttttttatttcaatattaactttatttctcctatttcttcaacagaaaaaacccacttttacaaaaatgtatgcttctttcgaaggcagattgtgagcgcaaatgaacggtaaccccacttttttattttatttttctattaactttaagataaagtttgttttatatagaaaaatatagagaaatcctatataaatgatttagacccgcgaacccccttaaatgGGATTGTACGTTAAAAAAGCTACATATTCATAGAGTTAAATAAAGAAGAAGATATGGTGCATGATTTAGCTGCTTGAAAACACATATATTATCATTTGAGTTATCTATATGGACTGTTCTCTGGTGTCACAACCCCCAAATTCAACAATAGGACATCAGACGGTAGAAAAAATCTTAGTCCAGAATCAACATTATGGTTTCATGCCATCTTTCATTGAAATGGATTTAAATACATTATGAATATTATTTATAACTATGCAtctattaaatatttcatattaacTTAAATGCTGATAAAATGGCCTTTATCGGAGTAATGATACATCCACCGTCTGGGTGTGATGCTATGGCCATTCCTAGGCAACGATACTGATTGTCCGGACATTTGACATAGATGCACATACCGGAGTCACCTTGTGTAAAAGACACCTTGCGCATTGAAATCTGCTGATGTAACGTAACAGTTCTAGGAGTTTTTAGTTCTTCATCTCCGACTTGTTTTATTGCGTGATCAACAAGATGAATACAATCATTAATACCCAGAGGCGTTGGATAATGATTCACTTTATTTCTAACAGCGTGGGCAAGGGTTTCAAATTCAACTTGTTTTTTATCTTCCAAACAGATCCTATCGTGTCTTTGTTGAACTGATGAAATCGCTCCAACAGCAGCCACCTGCACCTCATGAATTGTCCCAATTTCTCGGTAGTCAATATAGTTGCGATGTAAGTACATTGATTTAAGACCTGAAAGTAATATATGTAATACTATTTAAATGAAAACTACCATGTTTCTACAGTACTgttttattttactctttttcgtttgttttatacaagaagattttttattatttgtatgcaTTCATTTTTGATACGACACTCCTTGTTTTAACAAAACACAATCATTAGCAAGGTTTCCAAACATGAACATTGTAACTAACTTGTGTTATTTTCTTTACTGATTCAAACATCTTAATTACACATTTGGTCTATCTTCTTCACATATCAAAAGCAAAGACTGGTTTAAGCCAAAGggctatataaatatttagaGGGTTTTATGGTATGTTTACTGTGTAACAAGCCAATATAAAGCCAGCAAGGAAATACATTACTCATATAAAGAgatataaatgttatatatctTAGTCGGTCGTGTGGTATAGGTTGCTTGATTGTTATCAATGATTCGAAAATACGAGTTTATAGCATATTGTTCGTATCTGTTTATATATTCTTTATCAGTTTAGCCCAACAATGTTAGTTCTGCACATTTACGTTAGGAAATGTAAATTATTCTCTCAGTGGGATTTCAACTCCTGCTTCTTTGACCTCATTGCAACAACGCCTGTACCCTTTGGTCAGTGTAGCAATTAGTTTCCTCATTAGCATTTTCGAGTACCACAAAATAGTATTAGGAACAAACATGCTcgttgttaaacatgttaaagcctAACATTTTACCTATATTTTTTAACTTgacaaaaataatgttttgaacAATATATAATCATTCTATATTTATGGTCTGAAATCATGTCTTACTTCTTAGTAATATGTTGGAATTTAAAACACAGCTGTTTTGAAGATGAATTTATTCTCCATCTGTTGGAAATGTAATGATTGGCATTTAAAGATAGATAGAATTGATGAGTTCTGGAAGAAAATCTTTGAGTTATAAGTTAAAATTGGTGTGCTAGTGCAAAGATGTCAGACTCAAAGAAATCTTATTAAAAaatcttcatccaagtcacaatttataaaagtgaaccattaaaggtcaaagtaaggtcttcaacactgagccttggctcacatcgaatagcaagctataaaaggccccaagaATTACTAGGGTAAAAAGTTGTTTATAGCATTTACAGTAATACTTACAATGGCCTTCGCTGTCAACGGCAACAACATTTTCACTTATTCGGCTAAACGGATCCATGCTGATAATCGCTGCATCAACGCTGGTGCCTTCACTTAATTCTGGTGGAAATACATAGCTGACCAGTTTCCCACATTTAAATACCTGTTTGTCGGGATTTCTGCAATAAACAACAATGGGTTTCTCGTGCATTTCCGATCTCTTTGCATTTGGACCAAGGAGATCTCGTTCAAGAACCACATGAGCACATGTCAACAGCGCATCTTCACCAAGATATTTAACAAATCCACCCAAAGTTCCTGTTCGACATGAGCTACCAACTTCACTTCCAATTTTAACATCTTTGACTAGTAATTGTGGATATCCTTCTAAAACATCTGTAGCAATTGAGTCTATCGTTGTAGGAAAATGTTTCTCACCGACGGGAATGACTCCTTTAAACCTACAAAACAACTGGATACATGGTTCTTTCACAAACGTCTGTTTCTGTTTTTTCCGATTGTAGCCTTTGGATCTTAAGGAAGATTTTGTAATAAGGCACAATTTGCTGTGGGCAGAAAAGAATTGTTGGGCTTGATCATTTGAGACATTGACTGCACATGCATTGTCTTCCACACTCTGATACTGGTCAATTTCTTTTGATATTAAATTTGCCTCTGGTGAATATCCTTTTACTACTTTGTAGGTAATTTGAATACCATGAAACACATTCGGTCGTGGAAATACATCTTCGACTGCATACACCTCAACAACTATAACAATGTCAGATGAGCATATTTCATAATCTTTCAAAGGTTCACATTTGTCTTTACAATTACAGATGAAACCTGGCCATACGTCATAGAACTGCTTCTTTTTAAACGATTTGACAAATAGTCTGGTTAACTTCCATGCCAATGCCTTTGAGCAGTTATAATGTTGTGCCGCGATTGCTGATGTTAATACCGAATGCAAGAT
It contains:
- the LOC143054537 gene encoding uncharacterized protein LOC143054537, translated to MKDKKVKRLMKSAVDTSTNVLRALCQNKLLSDPGEDFQSFLTKNLHYFFHQYEEENIRCCECMLSNCENTKITDFPKSVFLQAYEYKGDPADGHVVKEEENIVQKCMHTYETRKISLDELKTEALSVFLLHKGHLSPEENEAMKIIRSTVQRLDDTKQEQPQNMEVKWVDLKTAVISLTHPHYYRQLVKEVFDEICKLDKSNPEASGIKKEKTLNPSKECWISDEEWISDNEGPSMKNISDEKTMQMLKTFSKSVIPTERNNKSSSETGADMDKILIQPCAIEKKIGKLTLDVQYQKIIKTDKVDPSFDPPFTFEMTVTSLEMPVDIFKATRNAFEVCANGRVNYPGTFMCDGFIVDCIVDRRLARKPSGPWPFDVDMLRESIITYEFKRLLNNHHSFQEQSFTNKLWHERFLRSIRFCVPGKLGTSIGLECRYLLSHSNQNDDDFMDILHSVLTSAIAAQHYNCSKALAWKLTRLFVKSFKKKQFYDVWPGFICNCKDKCEPLKDYEICSSDIVIVVEVYAVEDVFPRPNVFHGIQITYKVVKGYSPEANLISKEIDQYQSVEDNACAVNVSNDQAQQFFSAHSKLCLITKSSLRSKGYNRKKQKQTFVKEPCIQLFCRFKGVIPVGEKHFPTTIDSIATDVLEGYPQLLVKDVKIGSEVGSSCRTGTLGGFVKYLGEDALLTCAHVVLERDLLGPNAKRSEMHEKPIVVYCRNPDKQVFKCGKLVSYVFPPELSEGTSVDAAIISMDPFSRISENVVAVDSEGHCLKSMYLHRNYIDYREIGTIHEVQVAAVGAISSVQQRHDRICLEDKKQVEFETLAHAVRNKVNHYPTPLGINDCIHLVDHAIKQVGDEELKTPRTVTLHQQISMRKVSFTQGDSGMCIYVKCPDNQYRCLGMAIASHPDGGCIITPIKAILSAFKLI